One genomic region from Verrucomicrobiia bacterium encodes:
- a CDS encoding ABC transporter permease subunit has protein sequence MTEAVATPSASPAPAGSGEREHERVGFSLSRVGVIGVNTLTEAVRQKVFIFLLLVGLVFIGSAIFFSQYSLGEQEQLKVIKDTCLGVISVVSTLIAIVGTAQLLPSEVENRTIYTILAKPVRRFEFLLGKFYGSALLLVLSMAAMCLMFGAVLWIKEQSMIRELSQTYLGETHDATEEANKQIQQVKITVLDVNLVKAVLTDLVKAILVVSITLLVSTFSTSLVFNVAVPFMIYVAGMLRGTAVEMWGSHRLAMAVLAIVPDFGLFSLADDINLGNPVPWAHVDQVIVYGLARAAVIVVTAHLIFSRREI, from the coding sequence ATGACTGAAGCTGTTGCTACACCATCGGCAAGTCCCGCGCCGGCGGGATCCGGAGAACGGGAACACGAGAGAGTCGGCTTTTCACTGAGCCGCGTCGGTGTGATTGGGGTGAACACATTGACCGAAGCGGTCCGGCAAAAGGTGTTTATCTTTCTGTTGCTTGTCGGGTTGGTGTTCATTGGGTCGGCCATCTTCTTCTCGCAATACAGTCTTGGGGAACAAGAACAATTGAAGGTGATCAAGGACACGTGCCTGGGCGTTATTTCCGTCGTCAGTACGTTGATCGCGATTGTGGGAACGGCGCAGTTGTTGCCGAGTGAGGTGGAGAACCGCACGATCTACACCATCCTGGCGAAGCCCGTGCGGCGCTTCGAGTTTTTGCTCGGCAAGTTTTACGGCAGCGCGCTCTTGCTGGTACTGAGCATGGCAGCCATGTGCCTCATGTTCGGTGCCGTGTTATGGATCAAGGAGCAGAGTATGATCCGCGAGTTGAGCCAGACGTACCTTGGCGAGACGCACGACGCCACCGAGGAAGCGAACAAGCAAATCCAGCAGGTGAAGATCACTGTGCTTGACGTGAACCTGGTCAAGGCGGTCCTAACGGACCTGGTGAAGGCGATACTGGTGGTGTCGATTACACTTCTGGTGTCGACATTCTCGACGTCCCTCGTCTTTAACGTCGCGGTGCCGTTTATGATTTACGTGGCGGGCATGTTGCGCGGGACGGCTGTCGAGATGTGGGGCAGTCATCGGCTGGCGATGGCGGTGTTGGCGATCGTGCCTGACTTTGGGCTGTTCAGTCTGGCGGACGACATCAACCTCGGTAATCCCGTGCCCTGGGCACACGTTGACCAGGTCATTGTGTACGGGCTGGCGCGCGCGGCGGTGATCGTCGTCACCGCCCATTTGATCTTCAGCCGCCGGGAGATTTAG